The following are encoded together in the Apus apus isolate bApuApu2 chromosome 7, bApuApu2.pri.cur, whole genome shotgun sequence genome:
- the LRRC8B gene encoding volume-regulated anion channel subunit LRRC8B: MITLTELKFLADAQSSYHILKPWWDVFWYYLTMIMLLVAVLAGALQLTQTRVLCCLPCKLEFDNHCAVPWDLVKASFNMSASSTAQIIIPLKIQNDLHRQQYSYIDAVCYERELHWFAKFFPYLVLLHTFIFAACSNFWLYYPSTSSRLEHFVAILQKCFDSPWTTRALSETVAEQSVRKLPIAKSKTVIPSPGSSVDIGASRQSLPYSQPGLETTGRENSSSVLDKKEGEQAKAIFEKVKKFRVHVEEKDVIYTVYMKQIIVKVIVFVIIIIYVPYYLSFITLEIDCVVNVQAFTGYKRYQCVYSLAEIFKVLASFYVVLVIFYGLTCTYSLWWMLRSSLKQYSFEKLREKSNYSDIPDVKNDFAFILHLADQYDPLYSQRFSIFLSDLSENKLKQINLNNEWSVEKLKNKLARNSQDKIELHLFMLNGLPDSVFELTEIEVLSLELIPEAKLPSAVTQLVNLKELNVYYSSLTMDYPAVSFLEENLKTLRLKSSEMGRIPFWVFHLKNLQELCLTGYFMLDHHSSIYNESFQGLKNLRSIHLKNNLSRIPQVVTDLLPSLQHLSINNEGNKLIVLNNLKKLVNLRTLELICCDLERIPHSIFTLNNLHEIDLKENNLRTVEEIISFQHLKNLSCLKLWHNSISYVPVQIGALSNLEQLYLNYNNIKNVPLQLFLCKKLQYLDLGYNKLTSIPEEIGYLTNLQYLALTKNHIEMLPDGLFQCKKLQFLLLGNNSLMDLSPCVGQLQNLVQLELIGNYFESLPAELEECQFLKRNSLIVEERLLKTLPPRVRERLQTSSDKC; the protein is encoded by the exons ATGATCACGCTAACAGAACTCAAATTCTTAGCAGATGCCCAGTCATCCTACCACATACTAAAACCATGGTGGGATGTCTTCTGGTATTACCTCACCATGATAATGCTGCTAGTTGCTGTGCTCGCTGGAGCTCTCCAGCTTACTCAAACCAGAGTATTGTGTTGTCTTCCTTGCAAGCTAGAATTTGACAATCATTGTGCCGTGCCTTGGGATTTAGTTAAAGCCAGCTTTAACATGTCGGCGAGCTCTACAGCGCAGATAATCATCCCACTTAAAATCCAGAACGATCTCCATCGGCAGCAGTACTCCTATATTGATGCAGTATGTTACGAGCGAGAGCTTCACTGGTTTGCCAAATTTTTTCCATACCTAGTGCTTCTGCATAcctttatttttgcagcttgCAGTAATTTCTGGCTTTACTATCCTAGTACGAGTTCCAGGCTTGAGCACTTTGTAGCCATTCTTCAGAAGTGTTTTGATTCTCCATGGACAACACGTGCCCTCTCAGAAACAGTTGCTGAGCAGTCTGTGAGGAAGTTGCCAATAGCCAAATCAAAAACAGTGATTCCATCACCTGGGAGTTCAGTAGATATTGGGGCAAGCAGACAGTCCCTGCCATATTCGCAACCTGGCTTGGAAAcaactggaagagaaaattcCTCAAGTGTTCTTGACAAAAAAGAGGGGGAACAAGCTAAAGCTATATTTGAGAAAGTGAAGAAATTTAGAGTACACGTTGAAGAGAAGGATGTCATATATACAGTGTATATGAAACAGATTATAGTGAAAGTAATTGtatttgtaataataataatttatgtcCCCTACTATTTATCATTTATTACACTTGAAATTGATTGTGTAGTTAATGTTCAAGCCTTTACAGGCTACAAAAGGTACCAGTGTGTTTACTCGCTAGCagaaatttttaaagttttggcttcattttatgttgttttagTGATCTTCTATGGCTTAACTTGTACTTACAGTCTGTGGTGGATGTTAAGAAGTTCACTTAAGCAATATTCTTTTGAGAAGTTGCGAGAGAAGAGTAATTACAGCGATATACCTGATGTAAAGAATGACTTTGCATTTATTCTGCACTTGGCAGATCAGTATGATCCTCTTTATTCCCAACGATTCTCAATATTCCTGTCAGATTTGagtgaaaacaaactgaaacagatAAATCTTAACAATGAGTGGTcagtggaaaaactgaaaaataaactagcAAGAAATTCCCAAGACAAGATTGAACTTCACCTTTTTATGTTAAATGGTCTTCCAGACAGTGTCTTTGAGCTGACAGAAATAGAAGTCCTAAGTCTGGAGCTTATTCCTGAAGCCAAACTTCCTTCAGCTGTGACCCAGCTAGTCAATCTGAAAGAACTCAATGTCTATTATTCCTCCCTAACTATGGATTATCCAGCAGTCAGCTTCttagaagaaaatctgaaaacattGCGCCTGAAATCTAGCGAGATGGGAAGAATTCCATTTTGGGTCTTTCATCTAAAAAACCTGCAAGAATTGTGCTTAACGGGATATTTCATGCTAGATCATCACAGCTCCATATACAACGAAAGCTTTCAGGGGCTAAAAAATCTGAGATCAATTCACTTAAAAAACAACCTTTCCCGTATACCTCAAGTAGTTACAGATCTTCTGCCTTCTTTACAACACTTGTCTATCAACAATGAGGGAAATAAACTGATAGTGCTAAATAACCTGAAGAAGCTGGTAAACCTGAGAACTTTGGAATTAATCTGCTGTGATTTAGAGCGCATTCCTCATTCTATTTTTACCCTAAACAATTTGCATGAAAttgacttaaaagaaaataatctcagaaCAGTGGAAGAGATAATTAGTTTTCAACATCTCAAGAACCTTTCTTGCTTAAAATTGTGGCACAACAGTATTTCATATGTCCCAGTGCAGATTGGTGCATTATCAAACCTGGAACAATTGTATctaaattataataatattaaaaatgttccGTTGCAGctatttctttgtaaaaaattacagtatttggATCTTGGTTATAATAAGCTAACCTCCATCCCTGAAGAAATTGGCTATCTGACCAATCTGCAGTACTTGGCTTTGACAAAAAACCAT attGAAATGCTGCCTGATGGattatttcagtgcaaaaagCTGCAATTTCTGCTTCTGGGAAATAACAGTCTGATGGATCTGTCCCCTTGTGTGGGTCAGCTACAGAACCTTGTTCAATTAGAGCTCATTGGAAACTATTTTGAATCACTTCCTGCTGAACTGGAAGAATGTCAGTTCTTAAAGCGGAATAGTCTGATTGTAGAAGAAAGATTGTTAAAAACACTTCCACCTCGTGTAAGAGAGCGTTTGCAGACAAGCTCAGATAAGTGCTAA